One Thioclava sp. ES.031 genomic window, TGTCCTCGGCGCATGACATGACGATCATGGGCCGTCACCTGTTCTTCGACTATCCGCAATATTACAACATTTTCTCGCGCCGCTCGGCGGATGCGAAAGTGCGCACCGTCTATTCGACGAACCGCAAATTCCTCGCAGCCTATAAGGGCGCGGACGGCATCAAGACCGGCTATACCTCGGCCTCGGGCTTCAACCTGACCGCCTCCGCACAGCGCGGCAACAAGCGCATCATCGCGACCGTCTTCGGCGGCACTTCGACCGCGCAGCGCAACGCGAAAATGGCCGATCTGCTGGATCTGGGCTTCAAGCGCGCACCGAACCGCGCGCCGACGAACCGCCCCCGGATCCCGCAATACATCGCCCCCGCGCAATCGCCGATGCTGATGGCGAACCTCGCGCCCAAGAAGAGCCCGCGTCCCGAAATCCGCCCCTCCGCACCGACCGCGGATAGCGATGCGATCTCGATGGCGCTCGCCGCCGCGGTGCAGGCCGATCAGGTGGACGAGAGCACCGACATTCCCGAAGACGTGGCCGAAGGCGCGCAGGACAACGCTGCGGACACGCAAGATGTCGTCGTGGCCGATGCCGGCACGCTCGGGATCGGCGCGGAGATCACCGCAAGCCCCCGCCCGCAGCGCAACCCGCGCGAAATTCAGGTTGCGGACGCGACGAAGGCGCTGCCGGCCGAGGTGACCAAGGCCACCCCGCTGGCTCAGGCACAGGCGCATGACGCCGCCGTCGCCGCAGGCAAGGCCAGCGCGGATGGCAGCGAAGAGCCGAGCGACGTGCAGCTTGCCTCCTACGAGCCCGGCGCATCGGACGGCCCGAAATTCGTCCAGTCCACCCAGCCGCAGCCCGAGACGATGGAACTGGCCGAGGCGCATACGCTCGATCTGGACCAAAACGGCAAGCCCGATAGCGCCAAGGCCCCGTCCAGCTTCGTGCAGTCGACGGACCCGCAGCCCGAGACCGCGCAGATGGCCGCAGCCCCCGAGAAGCGCAAAAGCGAGATCATCCTCGCCGCTCTCACCCCCCCTGCCCCGACCCCCGCGCAGAAGCCGCGCGTGGTCGCCCGCGTCTCCAGCTCGGGCGGGCGCAACTGGGGTGTCAGCCTCGGACTGTTCGGTTCGCGATTCGCTGCGGAGCGTCACATGCTGACCACGGCATTGATGGAAAGCGACACTTTGGGCGAAGCTTTGCGCAAAGTGGCCACCCGAAAGACCGGTTATGAGGCGAATTTCGTGGGAATGACCCAAGACATGGCACAACTGGCCTGTGCAAGGCTCGAGTCTCGCGCTATGGACTGCAAAGTGGTCGGCCCCTGAGAGTCTTCCCTTAGGGGCAAAATATGAAAAGCCGCGCTTGGTCAGCGCGGCTTTTCCTTTTTCCGGACCTTTTGGTACCCGCCGCACGGGTTGCCACGGCAGGAGCCTCCGGCGGGGATATTTATGCCAAGGCGAAGCGAGCGCGGATCTGAGGGGATCGGGCCGCCCGGCCCTGCCCTGCCCGTCGCGCGCTCAGTCCTGCTTCGGGTGATCGTCGAACTCGTCGGACAGGATACGCTCGGCATCGCCTTTCGGGTCGTCATACTGATTGTTCTTCAGCGACCAGAAAAACGCCCCGAGGCCAATCCCGCCGAGCAGCAGGGAGATCGGAATCGAATAGAGAAGAACCTCCATGAGGGGCTCCTTTCAGCGCAGGCGCAGCGAGTTGAGCGAAACCGTGATCGAGCTGGCCGACATCGCGAGCGCCGCCATCAGCGGCGTCGCAAGCCCGGTCAGCGCGAGCGGTACGGCGATGATATTGTAGACGATGGAGATGCCGAAGTTCTGCTTGATCCGTCGGCGGGCGCGCACAGAGATCGAGGCGGCATCGGAAACCGGCGCGAGATCCTTACCCAGAAGCACGATATCCGACGCCGTGCGCGCCGCATCCAGTGCGGAGGCGGGCGAGACCGAGACATGGGCGGCCGCCAACGCGGCGGTGTCGTTGAGACCGTCGCCGACCATGAGCACGCGGTGGCCCTGTTGCGTAAGATCGCTCACGAGCTGCGCTTTCTCCGCGGGCAAAGCACCGGCGCGGTAGGTGTCGATCCCGAGGCGTGCGGCGAGATCGCTCACCGCGCCTTCGACATCGCCCGACACCAGCCAGACCTGCTTGCCCTGCGCCTTCAGACCGGCCACGGCCTCTTCGGCGCCGGTGCGCAGCGTGTCGGCGAAACGGATCGAGATCGGGGTGGTCTCACCGATCGCGAGATGGGTCGCGGTGGTCGCCCCCTCGGCAGCGCCGATCCAGTTCGCACGACCGAGCCGCACGCGCTGCCCCTGCCAGACGCCTTCGACGCCGTAGCCGGGAACTTCGCGCAGATCGCTCAGCGTGGCGGGGACGCCCCCCTGCACTGCCGCCGCCTCGTGCAGGGCGCGCGCGAGCGGGTGGCTCGAACCTTCGGCCAACGCCATCGCGACGGACAGCGCCTCGGGCGAGAGGTCGGAGAGGTTCTGCGGGCGCGGCGCGCCCATGGTCAGCGTGCCGGTCTTGTCGAAGACGACCGTGTCGATCTCGGCCATACGCTCCAGCGCGGTGCCATCCTTGATCAACAGCCCCTTGCGGAACAGCTTGCCCGATGCGGCGGTCACCACGGCAGGCACTGCAAGCCCCAGCGCACAGGGGCAGGTGATGATCAGCACCGCCGCCGCGATATTCACCGCCAGACGGAAATCGCCGCCCGTGATCCAGGCCCAGGCGCAGAACGCACTGAAGGACAGGATATGCACGATCGGTGCATAGGCCCGCGCCGCCCGTTCGGCGAGCGAGGTGTATTTGGTCTTCGCGCTCTCGGCCATCGCGACGAGATCGGCCATCCGATGCAGCGAGCTGTCGCGCCCGGCTGCCGTCACGCGCAGGGTCAGCGGCCCGGTCAGGTTCACCTCCCCGGCGGAGAGCGCCATGCCGGGCA contains:
- the ccoS gene encoding cbb3-type cytochrome oxidase assembly protein CcoS: MEVLLYSIPISLLLGGIGLGAFFWSLKNNQYDDPKGDAERILSDEFDDHPKQD
- a CDS encoding D-alanyl-D-alanine carboxypeptidase family protein, translating into MRWVRDGLFVILLTLIAPIAAQAAPYAAMVMDMRSGEVLYSKNADTPLHPASLTKMMTLYITFQAIEHGEFSLDSIVTVTKHAASQPPSRLGLRPGQKIAVRYLIRAAAIKSANDAAAALGDYIGGSEEGFAARMNRTARQLGMKNTHFVNANGLTRKGHLSSAHDMTIMGRHLFFDYPQYYNIFSRRSADAKVRTVYSTNRKFLAAYKGADGIKTGYTSASGFNLTASAQRGNKRIIATVFGGTSTAQRNAKMADLLDLGFKRAPNRAPTNRPRIPQYIAPAQSPMLMANLAPKKSPRPEIRPSAPTADSDAISMALAAAVQADQVDESTDIPEDVAEGAQDNAADTQDVVVADAGTLGIGAEITASPRPQRNPREIQVADATKALPAEVTKATPLAQAQAHDAAVAAGKASADGSEEPSDVQLASYEPGASDGPKFVQSTQPQPETMELAEAHTLDLDQNGKPDSAKAPSSFVQSTDPQPETAQMAAAPEKRKSEIILAALTPPAPTPAQKPRVVARVSSSGGRNWGVSLGLFGSRFAAERHMLTTALMESDTLGEALRKVATRKTGYEANFVGMTQDMAQLACARLESRAMDCKVVGP
- a CDS encoding cation-translocating P-type ATPase, which gives rise to MSVSPASPSHSEPFEDEHVSASACPACIAAPSAEQMAKSGDIKGARIMLSLPTAHCAVCITDVERELMKQPGVKSARVNLTLKRASVDAAGDVEPAGLIAALDKIGYEAHELDPGMLSATEADKRGRDLLMRMGVAGFAMMNIMMLSIAVWSGAQDSTRDLFHWISAAIALPTTIFAGQPFFANAWASLRGGRLGMDVPISLAILLALGISLFETMHSGAHAYFEAATMLTFFLLVGRYLDYRTRAVARSAAEELAALEVPRATVLRDGEEVTVPVSELVPGDLIRVRPGGRIPADGEVTEGQSESDRSLLTGESLPVQVLPGMALSAGEVNLTGPLTLRVTAAGRDSSLHRMADLVAMAESAKTKYTSLAERAARAYAPIVHILSFSAFCAWAWITGGDFRLAVNIAAAVLIITCPCALGLAVPAVVTAASGKLFRKGLLIKDGTALERMAEIDTVVFDKTGTLTMGAPRPQNLSDLSPEALSVAMALAEGSSHPLARALHEAAAVQGGVPATLSDLREVPGYGVEGVWQGQRVRLGRANWIGAAEGATTATHLAIGETTPISIRFADTLRTGAEEAVAGLKAQGKQVWLVSGDVEGAVSDLAARLGIDTYRAGALPAEKAQLVSDLTQQGHRVLMVGDGLNDTAALAAAHVSVSPASALDAARTASDIVLLGKDLAPVSDAASISVRARRRIKQNFGISIVYNIIAVPLALTGLATPLMAALAMSASSITVSLNSLRLR